cacaaaaaaatttagaatagtCATGAAGGTTGGTGAGTATCAACCTtgattttaatagaaaaatataaaagctTAGGAGTGTAGatttattgatgattttttcCAAAGTGAAATTATAGTTTCCCTAGAATTATTTACTGCCtttagaaacaaacaaataaataacaaagatTTTGCTAAACATTTTTTCACTGCATATTAACAGATTATTTACTTAGTATGGTTGTATGGTTTAACAGTAGAtctaaattttgttgaattgttcTCCAATGTATGTAAATCAGCAGTTTATCTATAAATTTTCGTATTTGAATTTATGAAATTTCAAGTCAAATGAGTCCCAAGTGAAAGGAAAAGAGttgaaaatatatgataaatttaagaaacaaagaagaaaagaaatagagaaaatatacCTTTGTTTGAAAGAATTTCATCTTCTCAGTTAAAATTAGAGtaacaattttttgaatatgacaatttttttcataatagcTCTTGTTTAAGGATCTATTTTTCATGGAAAAAGGGACTTATTATAATTGTGATATCAAATGCTTCGGGTTCTTtctctttcaagtttgttttcttttactaaattttttttttcttttttttttttcattcttttgcaAGCATTGTATATGATTGTCATTATAAACATGATAGAGAATTATATTAAGGTCACCTAATATATGTGTTAGACGAAGATGACTTTACCACTTTTATTTTTGCGTAGAAATTGGTTATATGATTTTATGCCATGGTCATAATTTTTGTGtctttgattattaaaaaagtgaaacttttccacaaaaaaaggcgaaataaataaattcttgaaAATCAAATGCATGATTTAAAACCCAACCTAAAATGTCACAccccaaagagagagagagagagagagagcatatgGTCAAGTCATCTGTACTGtttctttttgcaaaaacatatacccaatcaatttcaaaggCCTGGATAGCgtgattttctttcttcttcaaatcaaggtattttatttatgtttatttctttttattcccgTCCTTTTGTCGAATTCAGATTTACAAATTCACAATATTAGGAACTACCactgataattattttttccattttttttctcctgaATTTGGGGATGAAATATGAATTTTCTTTGGTTATTTTAGTTGTATTAGTTTTGATTCACATAGTTGAGttagatttgattttgttgtggTTGTTTGGTTCTCTCTCGAAATGTTTGTCTTCTACAATAAACCCTCTCAATTTTATACATcttcttttgttatatttttatagattatagaaattacaaaaacaaattgattttAGTCTTGGTTTTACATTATAAAGAAATGGAATCTAAACAAAATCTCGCtgaaatttaataaatagaGTGTTTCACTCCAATATATATCGTTTGATTTAATGGGAGAACGACTCTAACACTCTACTTTGTTTGGTTTGGGGTTAGAAACAATTAAATAGGGAAGTTGATTGAAATCACTAACAGATACATAATTTGCAGAATATGACTTAGATTTGATTGATTTGTAGTTGGATTCGTATTGATCGATTAACATGCTTGGTTAATTCATTAGACACATATGCCGATTTTAGTTGTATGATTGTTTTGTATACTTTAAtcagtttttttcttctaaaaaatatagttgGCTTATTTGGCTTATTTGTAATATAGTtggcttatttttttttattttttttttttgagaatcaggcCTGCCCGACCAGGccgacaaaaattattttattactggAATGTCAGATACAAAAAAACGATAAATATCCGTAGGAACGGAATTCATCCAAACTAAAGTAGGAAAAGACAATCTCGCTCGTCTAGCCAACGCATGTGCTAAAACATTGCCATGCCGACGCGTATGAGAGAAAGAATAATATTGGAACATACTGACTGAAGACATAATGTCTTGAACTAAATGACCCACAACTGGATgctgaaaatttttcttctttatagcTGAAATAGACTCTTCTGAATCCCCTTCAAAAATAACACCACTGAAACCACACTCACGGACAAACAGAGCAGCCCGCCTTGCTGCCATAGTTTCCAGAGCAGCAATGGATGAAGGCAGGGGAATTATTTCAGACAGAGCCGCCAAGACCTCACCCAGCGAATTACGCACCACCACACCAATTCCAGCAGCTCCCAGATCGTCGAAAACCGCTCCGTCGAAATTTGCTTTCAGCAGCGCTGCATCAGGAGGCTTCCAGATGGCCTTCCGCGCCACCATTTTTGTTTCTGGTTTTGCACAGAATTGTTGAAAATCCGTCAGCTGCTTCTGTGCCAGCTCCGGAATCTTCTCAAGGGGAGCAGCAACCTCATTAACTCGGATTTTGTTGCGCCGATTCCAGATAGACCAACAGATCATTATGAAACCTTCAGCTCCACGTGGATTCTGCAGCGCCAACCTGAaaagatcaacaaaaaataaattttgattcgTTGCACTCCGCAACTCATCAAAGTTAGTACCCCATGCCTCCTTCACCTTCTCACACCCCCATAGAGCATGAAACACTGTCTCAGGCCCCCTGTTACACCCCGTGCAGCTGCTGGACAGAACCACTCTTCGCCTAGCCAAATTCACCATCGTGGGAAGGGACTCCGAGCAAGCCCGCCAAGCAAAAGTCTTAACTTTGCTGGGCACCTTCATTCTCCATAAACCAGACCACAACCTCCGGTTTGCCTCATTTGATGATCCTGACGGTGAACCAGAGAGCTCCTTGGCACACACCAGTTGGTACCCAAGCTTCACCGAATACTGGCCATCCTTAGTTTTTGGCCAAATCAACATGTCTTCTTGTGGGATAAGACAAAGAGGGATGGACTTTATTTTCTGCACCTCAAATGGCAGAAAAACTCGCTCCAACAGATGCACATTCCACCAACCCGTATCAGCATCTATAATGTCTGAAACTCTCGACTCAGCAGATAACAAAGAGGGGGGAGAGATCACTTTGCCTGACCCATCACCAGGCAGCCAACAATCATTGTAAATCCGGACAGATTGGCCGTTCCCCACTCTATATCTAGCACCTTCAGCAATTATGTAGCGTGCCTTAAGGATACTCCGCCATGCATATGACCCCGTTTTGACATGTGCTGAAAAAATGTCCCCCGAAGGAAAAAACTTTGCCTTAAAATCCCgataaaagagagatttttggtCATGAACCAGCCGCCAAACTTGCTTAGCTAACATGGCTTCGTTGAACTTCCTAAGTTCCTTGAAACCCATTCCGCCTTCATTTTTTGGCATACACAAAGACTCCCAATTTTTCCAATGAATCTTTCTTCTCTCACCACGTTGaccccaaaaaattttttttatcataaccTCAATCTCATGGCAAAGGTTCACCGGTAAAAGAAAACAACTCATAGCAAAAGATGGGATTGCTTGCACAATAGCTTTCAATAACACCTCCCTACCGGCTTGTGACAAAAGtttctccttccacccttgaAGTTTCCCCCAAATCCTCTCCTTAATATAGATAAaactctcctttttcttcctaCCCACCATAGCCGGCAATCCTAGGTACTTTTCATACTCCTTTACCTCCGGCACCCCTAGGTAGTTCATCAAATCTAATTTGGTGCTCTCAAGGAcagatttaccaaaaaaaagatttgtttttgagccatttattttttgcccgGATGCTCTCTCATATAGGGATAACGCCACTTGGATTGCTTGCACATCACCCATCCTTGCCCGACAAAAAATCAAGCTATCATCGGCAAAGAATAAGTGTGAGATTTGTGGGCCATTCTTACAAAGCGAGAAGCCCCTTAAATCACCCCTAGCCACGGCTTTATTGAGCAACCCATTAAATCCTTCCGAGCACAACAAGAAAAGATAAGGGGATAGGGGGTCGCCTTGACGAATCCCCCTAGTAGGCTTAATGAATCCTCGGGGGAACCCATTGATCAAGAAAGAGTAAGACACGGATTTGATTGTAGCCATAACCATATCAACCCATCTCTCATGGAAACCCATCTTTCGCATcaacttctccaaaaaaatccaCTCAACCCTATCGtaagccttactcatatccaatttCATGGCCATAAACCCCTCCTTCCCCGTTTTTTTGATCTTCATATGATGTAATGTTTCAAAAGCTACCAAAATATTATCCGAGATAGCCTTATCGGATTGAAAGGCACTCTGGGATTCAGATACAACATATGGCAACAGAGTTTTCAAACGGTTAGCCAACACCTTAGAAATTAACTTATACAGAATGTTACATAAAGATATAGGCCTAAAATCAGAAACACTTTCGGGATTTTTTATCTTGGGGATAAGGGTGATATGAGTATGATTAAGACTAGCTGGGATAGAACCTGAATTAAGGCAGGAAAGAACAGCACAAGACACGTCATCACCAATGGAGTCCCAATAGTGTTGATAGAAAATGGGGGGCATGTCATCCGGGCCTGGCGCTTTCAGAGGTGCCATCTGCTTAAGGGCCACATCCACCTCTTTCTTAACAAAAGGTTTCACCAAATCCGCATTCATAGAATCTGAGACAACCTGCGGAATATTCTCCAATACCTCCTCCAAATGAGAAGGATTTGAAGTTGTGAAAAGCTCACTGTAATAGTCAATAAATAATTGAGCAATTTGGTCCTCCCCATCAACCCACTCcccatttttgtttcttaagcGTTTGATACAATTTTTCCTATACCTCTGAGAAGCTTTACCATGGAAGTAACGTGTATTTTGATCCCCTTCTTTAAGCCAATGCAACTTGGAACGCTGCTGCCAAAGCTTTTCTTCCTTAATAAGAAGTTCCCTTAATTCAACCTTCAAGGCATGTAACCGGTCCCCATTTCCACTTCTCACCGCCTCCCCCTCCGCcactttgatttgttttttttttttccccaagagCCCGAGATATATTACCAAAAGATTCCTTActccatttttttaaatgccTCTGACAATTTTCCACGTTAGTCTCAACCACCGACATCGGGTTGGGAGAGAAAAAAGGGCTCTCCCAAGCGGCTTCCACCGTAGAACGACACGCCTCATCATTCAACCAAACTTGTTCAAACCTCCATGGTCTTTGATTTCGGATTTGAAACCCCTCCATATAAATACTTAAGGGTTTATGGTCCGAGAAGACCGTGTCAAGATGAGTTACTGAGTATCCCGGAAACATAGAAATCCATTCTTGATTAGCCACGGCCCTATCAAGACGCTCCCAAACCATAACACCTCCTGCCAACCTTTTACACCAAGTGAATTTTTGGCCACTAAACCCCAAGTCGGCAAAACCACATTCATCCAATGTGTCCCGGAAGTCCCGCATCTGTACCTCCGGTCTTGCTCTACCACCTTTCTTTTCATGAGACCttaaaatctcattaaaatcacccgaACAAAGCCAAGGAAAGGAAGAATTTCGGTTCAGATTTTTTAGGACAGCCCAAGACTCATGATGTTTGTGAGTCTCGGGATTACCGTAGAAACCCGTAAACCTCCAAGAGTTTTCCTTCCCTGAATTAATCACAGCATCAATATGATTTATTGAAGAAGACACTACCTTAACGTCAAAATCAGACCTCCACAGAAGAGCAAGACCGCCCCCCtgacttatttttgaaacaaCAAACTTCTGATCACAAACAAAATTCCGCAAAAGAAACTTCAGCCTATCTTCTGTCAGCCATGTCTCGGCCAAGAACACAACCGCAGGATCTTGTGCCCGGACCAAATTCCCGAGCTCTCGAATTGTctgtgggttcccaagcccacgacaatTCCAAACTAGGACACTCATGGCTCCTGGCAGGACTGAATATCAGTCTCTGCCAATTGAGTAATACTTCCTGACTTCGCCTGAGAAACCAAACGTTTTTTGTTAGGTAACTCATTTGATTCATGGAGTAGAGAAAAGGGCCTTTTTAAGGATGAGTTTTGGACTTGCGAAGAGGCTGCCCCCTGAAGTGGGCGAGAAAATCTTTTCCAGGTACCTGAATATGGAACAGAGGTATCGGTCAAAACAGGGACATCAGTGAGGGTCGAATTCTGTAACTGGAAAGAGTTGGGCTGCTTAAGTGAGTCACGTGCTTGGGGCGTGGGGCAAGGATCACTACAGACAGAACAAATGCCTTGAGACTCGTTGCTTACATCCACGTGGCTAAGGGaatcaaatttggaaatttCGGCGTCAATCTCCTTAAGAGTTTCCGAGAATAAATCCCTGTCATTACTCTGTTTCTGACCCGTTGGAATTTCCAAAACTGGCTGGGATACTGCTACCGTAATTTTTGGAATAGAGCTATTAAGTTTGTCATGCGTTACTCCATCCATCCCAGCAGATGAGTTTGGATTTGAAACGGATACTGCATTAACTAACTCCTCAACATGCGCCTTTCCCTTAACTGAATGCTCCATCGGCGCCTCTGAATTAATTCCCACCTCCATAGCCGCTGCATCCACCGGACACTGTGACAGATTATCCGGCTTCGAGAACCGGTTCTCATAATACCCCGGAACGTAGATAACGTCTCTCCCTGCAGAGGTGTACGGAGCGGCTCTTAAACATGGCCCAAATTGTTGATTTTCAGTCTTGAGAGTACCCTTACTGCTAATCcataattcacaatttttttcatcatgGCTTAGACCACCACACCAGTAACACAAATTCGGAAGGCGCTCATACTTGAAGGAAACCCAAGACTTGCCCCCTCCTTCAAGGGTAATAACACGGCCCCGGCATAGCGGTAAGTTAATATCAAGAGTAACTCGAACTCTCATGAACTGACCCCCATCATCATCGACTGCCCCAGAAGATTTTTGCACTTCACCGATAATATCACATAAGCATTCAGCCATATGCTTCGTCATATACCTGTATGGGATGTCATGAACCTGCACCCAAAACGTAACCTTATTAAAGATTAATTCACGCACCGGGGATTCACCATCATACCTTTGAATAACAACTAGGTATTTGTCGAAGCTCCAAGGCTGATTTTTGATGATACGGTCTACATCAGGGAGGttgtcaaaaacaaaaagacactTATGTTCTCCCAAGCGCCTAACTTTAAAGCCATTTGTTGATCTCCATAGCTGCTTAAATGTTCTAGCCACCGCCTCCATTATCAAGAAGCGTGGAGTAAGAAATTTGGCAGCCAACATATACTCCCCAGTACGATGGTCCGCCCGCATAGTGTACCCAGAATTTTCTTTTTCGGACAAAGACAAGTTATCCCAACTAGCTGCTAGGTCTTCCATATCAAAGAACAagttggagaagaaaaaaaatgaaagagaattgTTTCCCAATACCCCAGAAAAAGACACCCACTAGTCTCGGCACACCAGTAGTGAGACGAGAATGGAGACAAATAGAAGTCAATAACAAAA
The sequence above is drawn from the Quercus robur chromosome 7, dhQueRobu3.1, whole genome shotgun sequence genome and encodes:
- the LOC126691444 gene encoding uncharacterized protein LOC126691444; the protein is MSVLVWNCRGLGNPQTIRELGNLVRAQDPAVVFLAETWLTEDRLKFLLRNFVCDQKFVVSKISQGGGLALLWRSDFDVKVVSSSINHIDAVINSGKENSWRFTGFYGNPETHKHHESWAVLKNLNRNSSFPWLCSGDFNEILRSHEKKGGRARPEVQMRDFRDTLDECGFADLGFSGQKFTWCKRLAGGVMVWERLDRAVANQEWISMFPGYSVELRELLIKEEKLWQQRSKLHWLKEGDQNTRYFHGKASQRYRKNCIKRLRNKNGEWVDGEDQIAQLFIDYYSELFTTSNPSHLEEVLENIPQVVSDSMNADLVKPFVKKEVDVALKQMAPLKAPGPDDMPPIFYQHYWDSIGDDVSCAVLSCLNSGSIPASLNHTHITLIPKIKNPESVSDFRPISLCNILYKLISKVLANRLKTLLPYVVSESQSAFQSDKAISDNILVAFETLHHMKIKKTGKEGFMAMKLDMSKAYDRVEWIFLEKLMRKMGFHERWVDMVMATIKSVSYSFLINGFPRGFIKPTRGIRQGDPLSPYLFLLCSEGFNGLLNKAVARGDLRGFSLCKNGPQISHLFFADDSLIFCRARMGDVQAIQVALSLYERASGQKINGSKTNLFFGKSVLESTKLDLMNYLGVPEVKEYEKYLGLPAMVGRKKKESFIYIKERIWGKLQGWKEKLLSQAGREVLLKAIVQAIPSFAMSCFLLPVNLCHEIEVMIKKIFWGQRGERRKIHWKNWESLCMPKNEGGMGFKELRKFNEAMLAKQVWRLVHDQKSLFYRDFKAKFFPSGDIFSAHVKTGSYAWRSILKARYIIAEGARYRVGNGQSVRIYNDCWLPGDGSGKVISPPSLLSAESRVSDIIDADTGWWNVHLLERVFLPFEVQKIKSIPLCLIPQEDMLIWPKTKDGQYSVKLGYQLVCAKELSGSPSGSSNEANRRLWSGLWRMKVPSKVKTFAWRACSESLPTMVNLARRRVVLSSSCTGCNRGPETVFHALWGCEKVKEAWGTNFDELRSATNQNLFFVDLFRLALQNPRGAEGFIMICWSIWNRRNKIRVNEVAAPLEKIPELAQKQLTDFQQFCAKPETKMVARKAIWKPPDAALLKANFDGAVFDDLGAAGIGVVVRNSLGEVLAALSEIIPLPSSIAALETMAARRAALFVRECGFSGVIFEGDSEESISAIKKKNFQHPVVGHLVQDIMSSVKKSVHLL